DNA from Palaemon carinicauda isolate YSFRI2023 chromosome 26, ASM3689809v2, whole genome shotgun sequence:
GTGATTAGGCCAAGTTTTTAtcccaagcagcatgaagccagacatttaagccaagcttctttaggccaggcaattaaggcaagccttcaatccaagcagcatgaagccagacaattaagtcaagcttctttgggccaggcaattaagccaagccctcaatccaagcagcatgaagccagacaattaagccaagcttctttaggccaggcaattaagccaagcctttaatccaagcagcatgaagccaggcaattaagccaagattctttaggccaggcaattaagccaagccgtTAATCTTagtatcatgaagccagacaattaagccaagcttcttgaggccaggcaattaagccaagccttcgatCCAAAAaaatgaagccagacatttaagccaagcttctttaggccaagcaattaagccaagccttcaatccaagcagcatgaaaccagacaattaagccaagcttctttaggccaggcaattaagtcaagccGTTAATCCTAGTATCATGAagacagacaattaagccaagcttctttaggccaggaaattaagccaagccTGCAATCCAAGcagtatgaagccagacaattaagccaagcttctttaggccaggcaattaagccaagcctttaatccaagcagcataatccaagcagcatgaagccaaacaattaagccaggcttctttaggccaggcaattaagccaagccttcgatccaagcagcatgaagctagacaattaagccaagcttttttaggccaggcgattaaaccaagccttcaatccaagcagcatgaagccagacaattaagccaagcttctttaggccaggcaattaagccaagccttcaatctaaaaaaacatgaagccagacaattaagccaagcttctttaggccaagctgttaatccaagtatcatgaagccagacaattaagccaagcttctttaggccaggcaattaagccaagccttcaatccaagcagcatgaagccagacaattaagccaagcttctttaggccatgcgattaagccaagccttcaatccaagcagcatgaagccagacaattaagccaagcttctttaggccaggcgattaagacaagccttcaatccaagcagcatgaagccagacaattaagccaagccgttaatccaagcagcatgaagccagacaattaagccaagcttttttaggccaggcaattaagccaagccttcaatccaagcagcatgaagccagacaatcaagCCAATCTTTTTTAGGCAAAGCTTTTTtaggccaagccttcaatccaagcagcataaagctagacaattaagccaaacttctttaggccaggcaattaagccaagccattaatccaagcagcatgaagccagacaattaagccaagcttctttaggccaggcaattaagccaagccttcaatacaaccagcatgaagccagacaattaaaccaagcttctttaggctaggcaattaagccaagccttcaatccaaaaaaacatgaagccagacaattaagccaagcttctttaggccaggcaattaagccaagtcttcaatccaagtatcatgaagccagacaattaagccaaacttctttaggccagacaattaagccaaacttctttaggccaggcaattaagccaagccttcaatccaagcagcatgaagccagacaattaagccaagcttttttaggccaagcaattaagccaagcctttaatccaaaaagcatgaagtcagacaattaagccaagcttttttaggccaggcaattaggccaagccttcaatccaagcagcatgaagccagacaattaagccaagtttctttgggccaggcaattaagccaagccgtTAATCCAAGCAGCGTGaagccaggtaattaagccaagccttcaatccaagcagcatgaagccagacaattaagccaagcttctttaggtcaGGCACTTAAgctaagcctttaatccaagcagcatgaagccagacaattaagccaagctttcttaggccaggcaattaagccaagcttctttaggccaggcaattaagccaagcttctttaggccaggcaattaagccaagcctttaattcaagtatcatgaagccagacaattaagccaagcttctttaggccaggaaattaagccaagccttcaatccaagcagcatgaagccagacaattaaaccaagcttctttaggccacgcaattaagccaagccttcaatccaaaaaaacatgaagccagacaattaagccaagcttttttaggccaggcaattaagccaagccttcaatccaagtatcatgaagccagacaattaagccaagcttctttaggccaggcaattaagccaagccttcaatccaaaaagcatgaagccagacaattaagccaagcttcctcaggccaggcaattaagccaagcctataatccaaaaagcatgaaaccagacaattagCCAAGCTtatttaggccaggcaattaagccaagccttcaatccaaaaagcatgaagccagacaattaagccaagcttcctcgggccaggcaattaagccaagcctttaatccaagaagtatgaagccagacaattaagtcaagcttctctaggccaagcaattaagccaagcatccctAGGACCAAAACTGACTCTTCTCCCAGTCCTCCATCATCAGCCATTGGATGAACACCTCCCTAGAGATGtagcttccttccccagctgaactatccTTGGCCAACCTATAAGGAgaagactgcatactagaagaatcccagcttcatccctctgcagagccggtcttctagattattcccccagaaccacccaaaggttggaatccgaaagaatagatctagatatccgaccacttgtacacttgacaaaggtcctgtacaccccatcaaggtacatagcatactagaatcagcgaggtttcttccctctgcagagccacccTATTCAGTTAGTCCAAGCACTATTTAAGCTGAGGGGTTCAGCTACAAATCCATCCAGGTGGGCAGTTATTCCAAACATCTTCCTCAGCTAAAGATCCTTCTCAGGTCTCCTTTTCTCACAAAACGCTACTGGATCTTATACTCCTCATAAgactgaattttattttcattccaaaTAGTGAACTTAAACTggcttttcacaaaaaaaaaaaaaaaaactttttatttttaattttccatattgtattattttttcagattttttcaccattttatttttttttttcatttattttttagtttttgtgatatcttatattttttttatcttttttttatttttattttctttaattttgggaAAACATCTAAAAGGGACTTCTGTCCATGTCCTCTTCACCGGACAACACACTGTAGTAATTATGAACAGGCAACATTATCCTCCAGGATGTCCTtagaaccaaatctctcctcttcctctgagagctcttcattactgctccgctcctttgagagatttctatttctccTTTCTGCCTTTGAtagctctcttttcctcctctttttctttgaGGGCTTTTTATTGTTCTTCTCTCTCTTTGATAGCTCTCTGTTATTAATCTCTTCCTTAGTGACGTCATCATTACTGTTCTCTTCCTTGGACACTTCACCATTACTAGTCTCTTCCTTggacacttcaccattactggtctcttccttggacacttcaccattactggtctctttctttgagagctttctttttctcctctttctctttgaCCGCTTTTTATCCCCTCTCTCtgcctttgaatcgtcttcagaccgatgttcttTAAGAGTaaaaactttttcttcttcctccttctcctccttcactTCCTCTACATCCttttcttctcctctttgaggaaaGACCCGGCTCATTTAACTGTTCCTCCAGCTGGAAGatctatttcatcttccagttcatcctgaccttttcttcagcaggaagatcgatttcatcttccagttcatcctggaccttTTCTTCACCAGGAAGATCGAGATTCATCTTCCAGTTCACcctggaaagctccttcagctggaagaaattcactatcttccagctcttcggggaacactccttcagctggaagaaattcaccatcttccaacTCTGTcggggaacactccttcagctggaagaaattcaccatcttccagctcttcgggaacaccccttcagctggaagaaactcaccatcttccagctcttcggggaacactccttcagctggaagaaattcaccatcttccagctcttcggggaatgctccttcagctggaagatattcatcatcttccagctcttcggagaacgctccttcagctggaagaaattcaccatcttcctgtgTGGTCTTCTCGGATTTCctggagaagattctgcaaaagctcttcatctctcacagtctctcctccttttccgtttcttccacacaggtacctgaaaaagaaaaatgctccaacggcagcagtgccaaaggcagctgtgcccaagagcaaaaccatcttcggccaaaagacatgttggtcgaccaaacagagaatctcatccttctccgctgcttcgccgccgacaatgtccctcgccaggcccaccagagttccgtcgcagtGGGACATGTTCGGGATTTCCTCGTACCtaaaccaggttcgataaaccgatgtacccaagagcagaatgcagacgccgccacatcctgttttgcgtcctgtaatcctgcaggttccgacgcgccgcgtcgcacaagtcaagctcttcctccagagctgatcgccattgccatcctccgttaaggagaattcttaccgctttcttcattgcctccatttcgaaattcacgccaaatgctttgaaaatttgagaaaccatatttatgattaccgaaacctttcctgaattcagcattatttaaaaaaaaaagcaagttgaggagagagagagagagagagagagagagagagagagagagagaaacaaattctcttatggcttcaactggagtccaaatgtcttcatgtatgaagataagagagagagagagagagagagagagagagagagagaaagagagagagagagagagaatagtgtataataactttcttatatacatacatacatacatacatacatacatacatacatacataaacgaataGAACGACCGAGAATCCAGAAGATAAATACAGAAaggaattagaaaaagaaaaaaccataaaaaaaaggaaagatttattcataattttctttctgggcgaatcgtaacatttatcagctaagacgcttctgaggcaaatctaaccctctgaagaccgttctagaagcgttcttatttcatcttcgttcattcccagaatgtatgaATTTCCTtagtattcgtgttaacaattaggaaataatcggaagaaaaaggaatctcaaatctctctctctctctctctctctctctctctctctctctctctctctctggtagaaatcttcaaaatgtcttcaaaggcggaaaacaggagaaattttacgctgaagacgattttgaTCTTTTCCAAGGATTTCATTCATCAATTCCTCAttctttttcactccatttatggaaattctttcctaatCTAATGATCGGtgtagaaaaaagagagagagagaaagagagagagagagagagagagagagagagagagagagagagagagtattctgctcatatttcatttccgtttattcgcagaaagtaaGGTTCAAGTaaggttcatatctctctctctctctctctctctctctctctctctctctctctatgtatatatatatatatatatatatatatggggtcttttcggtttgagtgcctatcgaattttaatgttttttttattccaatgtatgtattttgatgtggaaaacccaaaaatgataaccattttgtggagaaattatttattgatggatgtgataggtagtggctgtaagggggggggtcgcagaggctaggcctaggtaggggtacagggccctaggttaggtggttgtattaggttcggtagtgtcccgaaaatcactgtggccttaagggggggtcgcaggggggggggtgttggaacccccccccccggtaggcctaggtagggatacagggcccctatgctaggttaggtgggtttctccttaggttcagtagtgccctgaaaatcaaaaaaacgcacagagaaatcgcagcatttcagtaagatattgattgatataagccaatttaagtgtcaataaataatttctccacaaaatggttatcattttagggttttccacatcaaaatacatactttggaataaaaaaaacatttaaattcgataggcactcaaaccgaaaaggaGGAGGAGCGAATGGGTCTCTAGTTATCGaaaaaccagcagggaaagaaagagaagacgatggattgacgaattaagaaaattcccgggcataaactggcatagaaagaccataaacagacacgagtggataGAAAAGTCAGAGGCTattgtttgtcctgcagtggactagtaacgaatgattgatataatatatatatatatatatcaatcattcgttactagtccactgcaggacaaacaatAGCCTCTGACTTTTCtatccactcgtgtctgtttatggtctttctatgcccgtttaTGCCCGggaattttcttaattcgtcaatccatcgtcttctctttctttccctgctggtttttcgataactagggacccattcgcttatttttttaaatctaatagCTGTCCTTCtcctcgtttatatatacatatatatatatatatatatatatatacataatgtatgtatatatatatatatatatatccagagagagagagagagagagagagaggagagagagagagagagagaaagagagagagagtagttactgaCTGAAGatctttttaatatctttttaaattagcTATCGGACTTTTCAATCAACTTTTCCATCCACAaaaagtgaggtttacttaccAATATAAAGATCTAAGTAAAGAcaatcaattcttactcctttcctctcccttcgttCAGTATTTATCCTTATTtgttcttattccccttctttccatccctatcttttcctgtattcCAATTCTTTCCcaacagcagtaatttcattaccacccaaaccagctgattgacaggagaccgtcttcccccccccccctctcagacCGTGGAAAAGTGAGCCAATATTCCCACGACCCAGCtcaagcgaaagaattgggatacaggaaaagatagggattgaaagaaggggactaagaaaaaacaatgataaatactggtcaaagagagaggaaaataataagaattgattgcctttacgtacatctctatctcggtTAGTAAACCTCGCTTTTTGAGGATGAAAAAGCTGATTGATAAAAAGTCATATCAGTCAATTTAGAAAAATATCAAATTGATCTTTGTAGTTTCGTAACTTGTGACCAATTGGAGACCCCCTCGTctggatatttctaagataataatgtgtgtgtttgtaagtgtgtgaCTGTGATtgttatttaaattcgtcttgtgtcctcattcttattattcagtctcgcttctgctacaactgatcaatttaagtaagtGTTTTttctagctaaattacaaccctaactggaaaagcacgatgctataggcccaatggctctaaaagggaaaaatagcccagtaaggaaaggaaacaaggaaacaaatatgaatgaaataGGAAAAGACAGAGCTTAGATAAATGACTAAATATTAGTAATTACTCTCAATAACACTATCAAAATGGGATAATAGTTTACACTCATTACAAAATTGAATGTGAATTTGATATGTCAGATATGCAGgtcaatattctaatatttttgccaatattagtaattatacaaatatacagttGGACAATATACACCCACAGCATGAACATTCTTTCCCCATAATGTTACATATAAACATAAGAAAACAtaagcagttttatatatatatatatatatatatatatatatatacagtttt
Protein-coding regions in this window:
- the LOC137620051 gene encoding nucleolar protein 58-like codes for the protein MSRVFPQRGEEKDVEEVKEEKEEEEKVFTLKEHRSEDDSKAERGDKKRSKRKRRKRKLSKKETSNGEVSKEETSNGEVSKEETSNGEVSKEENSNDDVTKEEINNRELSKREKNNKKPSKKKRRKRELSKAERRNRNLSKERSSNEELSEEEERFGSKDILEDNVACS